The following proteins are encoded in a genomic region of Sneathiella marina:
- a CDS encoding MarR family winged helix-turn-helix transcriptional regulator has translation MSLVLEQFLPYRLNRLADSLSKNASQAYKSEYGLSRPEWRAFALLGQQGTMTATEIAHFSTMDKTKVSRALYALEKRSWLIRNQDDKDRRLEHLALTPAGQKAYEILVPKMLKIETDMIARLGETNFAALNQGLDALESLFADETIALNSK, from the coding sequence ATGAGCCTTGTTCTCGAGCAGTTCTTGCCATATCGGCTCAATCGGTTGGCCGACAGCTTGAGCAAAAATGCCAGCCAGGCTTATAAATCAGAATACGGACTGAGCAGACCTGAGTGGCGGGCGTTTGCATTGCTTGGGCAGCAGGGAACGATGACCGCTACAGAAATTGCGCATTTTTCCACCATGGATAAGACGAAAGTCAGCCGAGCCCTGTATGCGCTTGAGAAAAGAAGCTGGCTGATCCGCAACCAGGATGATAAGGATCGGCGGCTGGAGCATCTGGCGCTGACGCCGGCTGGCCAGAAAGCCTATGAAATACTTGTACCAAAAATGCTAAAAATCGAAACGGACATGATTGCCAGGTTGGGGGAAACCAATTTCGCCGCTCTCAACCAGGGACTCGATGCTCTTGAAAGCCTTTTCGCTGATGAAACAATAGCCTTAAATTCCAAGTAA
- a CDS encoding glutathione S-transferase family protein: MNLYDLKASPNARRVRIFLAEKGVEIPSQDIDLSTGFHKSPEYLEKNILGRMPLLELDDGTCISESHAICRFLEEEYPTPPLMGRTQIERAQVEMWNRRMELELLYPLINIFTHSHPMWKDLRTQVPDWAAVCNTHATETLDWMETALEGREFLATDDYTIADITGQCAVLIGKAVGVRVPETHSNLSGWWTRVTSRPTARA; this comes from the coding sequence ATGAATTTATACGACCTCAAAGCCTCTCCCAATGCCCGCCGTGTGCGAATTTTCCTAGCTGAAAAAGGCGTCGAAATCCCGTCGCAGGATATAGACTTATCGACAGGCTTTCATAAATCTCCGGAATATCTGGAGAAAAACATCCTGGGGCGCATGCCGCTTCTTGAGCTGGATGATGGAACCTGTATTTCGGAAAGCCATGCCATCTGCCGTTTTCTGGAAGAAGAATATCCCACGCCACCGCTAATGGGCCGGACACAAATCGAGAGGGCGCAAGTCGAAATGTGGAACCGAAGAATGGAACTTGAGCTACTCTATCCGCTTATCAATATATTTACCCATTCACACCCCATGTGGAAGGACCTCAGAACACAAGTACCGGACTGGGCTGCGGTTTGTAATACCCATGCCACAGAAACCCTCGACTGGATGGAAACGGCATTGGAAGGGCGCGAGTTTCTGGCCACTGACGATTACACAATCGCCGACATCACCGGGCAATGTGCCGTTCTCATTGGCAAGGCGGTCGGCGTTCGCGTGCCAGAGACACATTCGAACCTGAGCGGCTGGTGGACCCGGGTTACCAGCAGGCCGACTGCCAGAGCATAA
- the nthA gene encoding nitrile hydratase subunit alpha: MAHDHKHNDPLPDTVLRVKSLESLLVEKGLVETAALDALVERYEKKIGPQNGAKVVARAWIDEDYKQRLLKDGSTAIAEFGFSGAQGEELVAVENTENVHNVVVCTLCSCYPWPVLGLPPVWYKSAPYRSRVVREPRKVLQEFGTELPASSEVRVWDSTAETRYLVIPRRPEGTEGFSEQDLADLVTRDSMIGVTKAKTPVNREEA, from the coding sequence ATGGCCCATGATCACAAACATAATGACCCCTTACCGGATACAGTTCTTCGGGTAAAAAGTCTGGAATCTCTGTTAGTTGAGAAAGGGTTAGTTGAAACGGCCGCTCTTGATGCCTTGGTGGAGCGATATGAAAAGAAGATCGGCCCGCAAAATGGCGCAAAAGTTGTCGCCCGGGCCTGGATTGATGAAGATTATAAGCAAAGATTGCTGAAAGATGGTTCGACAGCCATTGCGGAATTCGGATTTTCTGGCGCGCAAGGTGAGGAGCTGGTTGCCGTAGAGAATACTGAAAATGTCCATAATGTCGTCGTGTGCACGTTATGCTCCTGTTATCCCTGGCCGGTTTTGGGACTCCCGCCTGTTTGGTACAAGTCTGCGCCTTACCGTTCGCGGGTAGTACGCGAACCCCGTAAGGTCTTGCAGGAATTTGGCACGGAACTTCCAGCTTCATCGGAAGTACGGGTCTGGGACAGCACAGCAGAAACCCGGTATTTGGTTATTCCCCGCCGCCCCGAAGGGACTGAAGGATTTTCAGAACAGGATCTTGCAGATCTGGTGACACGCGACAGTATGATCGGTGTGACAAAAGCCAAAACCCCCGTAAACCGGGAGGAGGCATAA
- a CDS encoding fumarylacetoacetate hydrolase family protein yields the protein MKLASLKNGSRDGQLVVVTSDLSRYQPVSEIAPTLQAALDDWQAKAPLLAQAAKELENNANTGEPFKEETAHSPLPRAYQWADGSAYVNHVELVRKARKAEMPPSFWTDPLMYQGGSDSFLAPHDPIIMAEEAYGIDMEGEIAVIVDDVPMGADLDRAASAIRLIMIANDVSLRGLIPAELGKGFGFFHAKPSSAFSPVAVTPDELGSNWQDNKLSLPLMVDYNGAPFGKANAGIDMTFNFAELIRHAAKTRPLCAGTIIGSGTVSNKLGDGPGKSISEGGAGYACIAEIRMIETIETGAAITPFMKFGDTVRIEMLDASGNSIFGAIQQTVEKYAPKETD from the coding sequence ATGAAACTCGCCAGTTTGAAAAATGGGTCACGAGACGGCCAGCTCGTGGTTGTAACGTCGGATTTAAGTCGATACCAACCCGTTTCGGAGATTGCGCCGACCCTGCAAGCTGCCCTTGATGACTGGCAGGCGAAAGCACCATTGCTTGCGCAAGCTGCCAAAGAGCTCGAGAACAACGCAAATACCGGAGAGCCTTTCAAGGAGGAAACTGCCCATTCACCGCTACCGCGGGCCTATCAATGGGCAGACGGATCAGCTTACGTCAATCACGTCGAACTGGTACGCAAGGCCCGTAAAGCCGAAATGCCGCCTTCCTTTTGGACCGATCCGTTGATGTATCAGGGCGGATCAGACAGCTTTCTGGCACCCCATGACCCCATAATAATGGCGGAGGAAGCGTATGGTATCGATATGGAAGGCGAAATTGCCGTAATTGTCGATGACGTCCCCATGGGTGCAGATCTGGACCGGGCGGCGTCAGCCATTCGTTTGATTATGATCGCCAATGATGTCTCTCTTCGCGGCTTAATCCCTGCCGAGCTTGGCAAGGGCTTTGGCTTCTTTCATGCCAAGCCATCCAGCGCCTTTTCACCTGTCGCCGTGACGCCAGATGAGTTGGGATCGAATTGGCAGGACAACAAGCTCTCATTGCCGCTGATGGTGGATTATAATGGTGCGCCATTTGGAAAAGCCAATGCAGGTATTGACATGACCTTCAATTTCGCCGAACTCATCCGGCACGCGGCTAAAACGCGGCCGCTCTGTGCCGGTACGATCATTGGCTCGGGGACTGTCTCAAACAAACTGGGGGACGGTCCGGGTAAATCCATCTCCGAAGGGGGAGCAGGATATGCCTGTATAGCTGAAATACGGATGATCGAAACCATCGAAACAGGTGCAGCTATCACGCCTTTCATGAAATTTGGTGATACGGTCCGTATTGAAATGCTCGATGCCTCTGGCAACTCCATTTTCGGGGCTATTCAGCAGACTGTTGAAAAATATGCGCCAAAAGAAACGGATTAG
- a CDS encoding MBL fold metallo-hydrolase encodes MSKAFASQGDMEEKTISFTEIGKDLWAFTAEGDPNTGVIIGDDSVMVIDTQATPRMANMVLEKIRTVTDKPVKYVVLSHYHAVRVLGASAYGAEQIIASDKCRAMVAERGQEDWDSEFERFPRLFEGHEDIPGLTWPTHTFSDRMTVYLGNRRVDLMHLGRAHTAGDVVTYVPDAEVLFSGDVVEYHSACYCGDGHFGDWGTTLDAIAAFKPKSIVPGRGAALVGDELVAAALNNTRDFVESTYRPAAAVAARGGSLKEAWDAVRAECDPKFADYAIYEHCLPFNVARAYDEARGIDTPRIWTAERDKEMWASLQG; translated from the coding sequence ATGAGCAAGGCATTTGCCTCACAAGGCGATATGGAAGAAAAAACAATCTCTTTTACGGAAATTGGTAAAGATCTGTGGGCCTTTACTGCGGAAGGGGATCCCAATACCGGCGTCATCATTGGTGATGACAGTGTGATGGTTATTGATACGCAAGCGACGCCGCGCATGGCGAATATGGTCCTGGAGAAAATCAGGACAGTGACCGATAAGCCGGTAAAATATGTGGTGCTTTCACATTATCACGCTGTCCGGGTTCTTGGGGCATCCGCCTATGGCGCAGAACAAATCATTGCCTCGGATAAATGCCGCGCCATGGTCGCTGAGCGTGGACAGGAAGACTGGGATAGCGAATTTGAGCGCTTTCCCCGCCTTTTCGAAGGCCATGAAGACATTCCAGGCCTCACCTGGCCAACACATACCTTTTCAGACAGAATGACCGTTTATCTTGGCAACCGACGCGTCGACCTGATGCATTTGGGGCGGGCTCATACGGCCGGCGATGTCGTAACTTATGTGCCGGATGCGGAAGTCCTGTTTTCCGGCGATGTAGTTGAGTACCACTCCGCCTGTTATTGCGGCGACGGCCATTTTGGCGATTGGGGCACCACATTGGATGCCATCGCGGCGTTCAAGCCTAAATCCATTGTTCCCGGACGAGGCGCCGCCTTGGTCGGGGACGAGTTAGTTGCCGCCGCGCTGAACAACACCCGTGATTTCGTGGAAAGCACGTATCGTCCAGCAGCAGCGGTTGCCGCCCGCGGTGGATCGTTGAAAGAAGCCTGGGACGCTGTACGCGCAGAATGCGATCCAAAATTCGCCGACTATGCAATTTATGAACATTGCCTGCCATTTAATGTCGCCCGCGCATATGACGAGGCAAGGGGTATCGATACGCCGAGGATTTGGACAGCCGAACGCGACAAGGAGATGTGGGCCTCACTGCAAGGATAA
- a CDS encoding FAD-dependent oxidoreductase, producing the protein MPHYQGIRYPFVTPPELRGEASTRYPVAIVGAGPIGLAMAIDLAMHGIRSVVLDDNNVVSVGSRAICWAKRTLEIFDRLGVADRMLEKGVTWKVGRLFHGENEVYNFDLLPNDSHKMPAFINLQQYYVEQYLVDRTAEFPDLIEVRWLSKVVGEDIGLDQVTLQVETPEGTYDLAADYVLACDGAKSAIRDRMGLAFKGQHFEERFLIADVKMAESPFDEEDTHERWFWFEPPFHQGQSSLLHKQPDNIYRIDLQLGPDTDPVAESKPENVIPRIKAIVGDRPFELDWVSVYSFTCAKLDQFVHGRVIFVGDSAHTVSPFGARGGNGGIQDVDNLGWKLAAVLQGRAEPVLLDSYDEERSIGAQENIKNSSRATNFMTPKSKMERIFRNEILKLAKDYPFARTLVNSGRLSVPCSLAGLSLQTKSTSTRGLTPGTPCPDAALEQAGENSWLLNHLGGEFVLLTIGSSTHELDLTGARHLHVTTDAGGTGLYDCEGNVAQQYGNDLAYLIRPDQHIAACFGLEETEKLLPSLHRAQSSEPLEAAQ; encoded by the coding sequence ATGCCGCATTACCAGGGAATTCGGTATCCATTCGTTACGCCACCTGAACTTCGCGGGGAGGCTTCAACCCGCTATCCCGTAGCAATCGTTGGCGCGGGACCCATCGGTCTCGCGATGGCCATTGACCTGGCGATGCACGGGATCCGTTCCGTTGTCCTCGACGATAATAATGTGGTCTCCGTCGGTTCCAGGGCCATTTGCTGGGCGAAGCGAACACTCGAAATATTTGACCGGCTTGGTGTCGCGGATAGGATGCTGGAAAAAGGTGTCACCTGGAAGGTGGGCCGACTGTTTCATGGCGAGAACGAAGTTTATAATTTCGATTTACTGCCCAATGATAGTCACAAGATGCCCGCCTTTATCAATCTTCAGCAATATTATGTTGAACAATATCTGGTGGACCGCACAGCAGAGTTTCCTGACCTCATTGAAGTTCGATGGTTGAGCAAGGTCGTCGGGGAAGACATTGGGCTGGATCAAGTGACTTTGCAGGTTGAAACCCCTGAAGGAACCTATGATCTGGCAGCCGATTATGTGCTCGCCTGCGATGGCGCGAAATCTGCTATCCGCGACAGAATGGGCTTGGCGTTTAAAGGACAGCATTTTGAGGAACGCTTTTTAATCGCCGATGTGAAAATGGCAGAAAGCCCCTTCGACGAGGAAGACACCCATGAGCGCTGGTTCTGGTTTGAGCCGCCTTTTCACCAGGGGCAGTCTTCATTGCTCCATAAGCAACCTGACAATATCTATCGCATCGATTTGCAACTGGGGCCGGATACAGACCCGGTGGCGGAAAGCAAGCCGGAGAATGTTATTCCGCGCATCAAGGCAATTGTCGGCGATCGTCCTTTCGAACTGGATTGGGTCAGCGTTTACAGTTTCACATGCGCAAAACTCGATCAGTTTGTCCATGGCCGCGTGATTTTTGTCGGTGACAGTGCCCATACGGTCTCGCCGTTCGGTGCACGCGGCGGTAACGGCGGCATTCAGGACGTGGACAATCTGGGCTGGAAGCTTGCTGCTGTCTTGCAGGGCCGGGCTGAACCCGTCTTACTTGACAGCTATGATGAGGAACGGAGTATCGGCGCACAGGAAAATATCAAGAACTCTTCGCGCGCCACAAATTTCATGACACCCAAATCGAAAATGGAGCGTATATTCCGCAACGAAATCCTGAAACTCGCAAAAGATTACCCCTTTGCCCGAACCCTGGTGAATTCAGGTCGGTTGTCCGTGCCTTGTTCCCTTGCCGGGCTTTCGCTCCAAACCAAGTCAACATCTACACGTGGCCTGACCCCAGGTACACCTTGCCCGGATGCCGCGCTCGAGCAAGCAGGGGAGAATAGTTGGTTGCTCAATCATCTGGGGGGTGAGTTTGTTCTTTTGACAATCGGTAGTTCTACACATGAGCTTGATCTGACTGGTGCGCGTCATCTGCATGTAACGACGGATGCCGGCGGCACCGGATTATATGATTGTGAGGGGAATGTGGCGCAACAATATGGTAATGATTTGGCCTATTTGATCCGGCCTGACCAGCATATTGCAGCATGCTTTGGGTTAGAGGAAACAGAAAAGCTGTTGCCATCCCTGCACCGCGCACAGTCAAGTGAACCCCTGGAGGCCGCGCAATGA
- a CDS encoding carboxymuconolactone decarboxylase family protein gives MTWIKTISYEDAEGKLKKLYDRVKGPDNNVDNIMMAHSLRPHTMEGHMSLYKHVLHHSANTLPKWKLEALGVYVSLINECMYCVEHHFEGLKRLVKDDEFAEKIRSALTAGLPEQVFDGPDLAMMLYANVLTTRPAHIDAAMISELRLSGLDDGQVLEINQVVAYFSYANRTVLGLGINTENDIIGLSPNNSDEPDNWNHA, from the coding sequence ATGACCTGGATCAAGACAATCAGTTATGAAGATGCCGAAGGCAAACTCAAGAAATTATATGATCGCGTAAAAGGCCCGGATAATAACGTCGACAATATCATGATGGCGCATTCTCTTCGGCCCCACACCATGGAAGGTCATATGAGCCTTTACAAGCATGTGCTGCATCATTCCGCAAATACCCTGCCTAAATGGAAACTTGAAGCACTTGGTGTTTATGTCAGCTTGATCAACGAATGTATGTATTGCGTAGAGCATCATTTTGAAGGCCTGAAGCGACTTGTTAAAGATGACGAATTCGCGGAAAAAATTAGAAGTGCGCTAACGGCCGGCTTACCGGAACAGGTATTTGACGGTCCCGATCTGGCAATGATGCTGTATGCCAATGTGCTAACCACCCGCCCGGCCCATATAGATGCCGCAATGATCAGCGAGCTGCGGCTTTCGGGGCTGGATGACGGCCAGGTTCTGGAGATCAACCAGGTTGTCGCCTATTTTTCTTATGCCAACCGCACTGTTCTGGGGCTTGGCATTAACACGGAAAATGATATCATCGGCTTATCACCAAACAACTCCGATGAGCCAGATAACTGGAATCACGCATAA
- the hmgA gene encoding homogentisate 1,2-dioxygenase, giving the protein MKLSYMSGFGNEMESEALPDALPKGQNSPQNCAYGLYAEQISGTAFTAPRATNARSWLYRMRPSVRHTAHFSPVSYPNWLSPPSTGDHDLPIGQFRWNPVPLPSTKTTFLNGVKTMTTAGDVRSQSGMASHTYAFNDSMTDDYFFNADGEMLIVPEQGRLEIQTELGILEVEPGEISILPRGIMFKMGCVDGAARGYICENYGARFTLPERGPIGANGLANPRDFLSPVAAYEEKDTPCSVQVKWGGKFYQTDIGHSPLDVVAWHGNFAPVKYDLRLFCAVGAILFDHPDPSIFTVLTAPSNEPGTANVDFAIFPARWMVAENTFRPPWYHRNIMSEFMGLIYGQYDAKEEGFVPGGMSLHNMMLPHGPDAEGFLKATTADLTPQKLENTLAFMFETRLPQQITAFAANLETLQPDYIDCWSGLEKRFDGTKEGKK; this is encoded by the coding sequence ATGAAACTCAGCTATATGTCTGGCTTTGGCAACGAAATGGAATCCGAAGCCCTGCCCGACGCATTGCCAAAAGGCCAGAATAGTCCGCAAAATTGCGCTTATGGCCTCTATGCTGAGCAAATCTCGGGCACCGCTTTTACGGCACCACGCGCGACAAATGCCCGTTCCTGGCTATATCGCATGCGACCATCCGTTCGTCATACGGCGCATTTCTCGCCTGTTTCCTATCCGAATTGGCTATCTCCCCCGTCCACGGGTGATCACGATTTACCGATTGGCCAGTTTCGCTGGAATCCGGTGCCCTTACCCAGCACGAAAACGACTTTTCTCAACGGCGTAAAAACAATGACCACGGCGGGTGATGTCCGGTCGCAGTCAGGCATGGCCTCCCATACCTACGCGTTCAATGACAGCATGACAGATGATTATTTCTTTAATGCCGATGGCGAGATGCTCATCGTCCCCGAACAAGGCAGGTTGGAAATTCAGACAGAGCTTGGGATTCTGGAAGTTGAGCCTGGGGAAATCTCTATCCTTCCCCGTGGTATAATGTTTAAGATGGGCTGTGTTGATGGCGCTGCCCGCGGTTACATTTGTGAAAACTACGGCGCCCGGTTTACATTGCCGGAACGCGGACCAATCGGTGCCAACGGTCTCGCTAATCCGCGAGATTTCCTGAGCCCGGTCGCCGCTTATGAAGAGAAAGATACGCCCTGTTCCGTGCAGGTGAAATGGGGCGGGAAATTCTATCAGACTGATATTGGCCATTCACCTTTGGATGTAGTTGCCTGGCATGGTAATTTTGCGCCCGTTAAATACGATTTACGACTATTCTGTGCCGTCGGCGCCATTTTGTTTGATCATCCGGACCCTTCGATTTTCACTGTTTTAACAGCACCTTCAAACGAGCCGGGAACTGCCAATGTCGATTTTGCAATCTTTCCAGCAAGATGGATGGTTGCGGAAAACACATTCAGGCCACCCTGGTACCATCGCAACATTATGAGCGAGTTCATGGGACTGATTTACGGACAATATGACGCCAAGGAAGAAGGGTTTGTGCCCGGCGGCATGAGCCTGCATAATATGATGCTGCCGCATGGCCCCGATGCCGAAGGCTTTCTCAAAGCAACAACGGCCGACCTGACACCGCAAAAACTGGAAAACACCCTGGCGTTTATGTTCGAAACCCGCCTGCCCCAACAAATAACGGCGTTTGCGGCCAATCTTGAAACACTGCAACCAGATTATATTGACTGTTGGTCCGGTTTGGAAAAACGGTTCGACGGCACAAAAGAAGGAAAGAAATGA
- a CDS encoding phytanoyl-CoA dioxygenase family protein, translated as MKNPLHREITIDEIETFQKEGVICLRNFFNKEWVHRIQDLVEEDIAHPSGMVKSIDAEDSTGFFFGDTFVSHHLEGFRDAVFNSPAPLIAASLMKANKVNLLFDQILVKEPDTSTPTAWHQDYTYWPVAGEQVSTLWLALDPVTYDSGAVEYVRGSHRWNQKYLAISFDPSQTYEEELPEVPDIENNRSDYDIVSFELEPGDCTIHHGLLLHGAQPNKLKNVRRRAYIQRWTGHDVTYNPRPNLQKMLRDPLIPAGGPLDSDLFPVVWAR; from the coding sequence ATGAAAAATCCACTGCACAGAGAAATTACAATCGACGAAATAGAGACATTTCAAAAAGAGGGCGTAATTTGCCTGCGAAATTTCTTCAATAAGGAATGGGTGCACCGAATTCAGGATCTGGTAGAAGAGGACATCGCCCATCCATCAGGCATGGTGAAAAGTATTGATGCGGAAGACTCAACCGGATTTTTCTTTGGAGATACCTTTGTGAGCCATCATCTGGAAGGATTTCGGGATGCTGTTTTCAACTCACCTGCTCCCTTGATCGCCGCGTCCTTGATGAAGGCCAACAAGGTAAATTTACTGTTTGACCAGATATTGGTGAAGGAACCAGATACATCGACCCCAACGGCATGGCATCAGGATTACACCTATTGGCCCGTTGCCGGTGAGCAAGTATCGACCCTTTGGCTAGCGCTTGATCCGGTAACATATGATAGCGGTGCAGTGGAATATGTGCGTGGCTCTCACCGATGGAACCAAAAATATCTGGCCATCAGTTTTGACCCGAGCCAGACATATGAAGAAGAGCTCCCGGAAGTACCCGATATTGAAAATAATCGATCAGACTATGACATTGTTTCGTTCGAGCTGGAGCCGGGAGACTGCACAATTCATCATGGGCTTTTATTGCATGGCGCCCAACCCAACAAATTGAAGAATGTTCGTCGCCGGGCCTACATTCAACGCTGGACCGGTCACGACGTCACTTATAATCCGCGGCCTAATCTTCAGAAAATGCTTCGCGACCCGTTAATTCCAGCGGGCGGACCGCTGGATAGTGATCTATTCCCCGTTGTCTGGGCGCGTTAG
- a CDS encoding DUF2783 domain-containing protein, whose amino-acid sequence MTYREIGEDNLQEYRDDFYELLLRAHENLSDDDSAALNARLVLLLANEVGDFDILKKTLEGAVAP is encoded by the coding sequence ATGACATACCGGGAAATTGGTGAAGATAACCTTCAAGAATATCGGGATGATTTCTACGAACTATTGCTCAGAGCTCATGAAAATCTGAGTGATGACGATTCTGCTGCCCTGAATGCCCGCCTGGTCCTTCTTCTCGCAAATGAAGTGGGTGATTTTGACATCCTTAAAAAAACACTTGAGGGCGCCGTGGCGCCATAA
- a CDS encoding phenylacetate--CoA ligase family protein: MSHRFRLSGEKRQRHLDAIAKRLPAHLARLSWSAETLKQERQKGLRSLLKHATENSPWHKDRLSNIDIDTFQEKDLESLPIMTKGDVMGNWDQIVTDARLTLEGANNHITQKLRDPEAPYYYLDDYEIFATGGSTGSRGVFVWGWDEFIEIACATFRYQMRDEPTETLTGDHLLAVVEAGETVHGSPFLFSVTPYPDLAVEWFPAATPMTTLVSQLNKAQPSQINGFSSAIQELAIEAVAGNLDISPHRVSSNSEPLLPEARIAAKEAWGLEINNMWGCVEVGHIGVECDAHQGMHMTDDMVICEFVDHDNRPTDNPDEIDKILATSLFGTSLPMIRYEISDIAIPSKNLCSCGSIFPLIEEVRGRADDAFIYENDVKIHPLVFRTPLGQHPQIEEYQVRQTKTGAIISVVSVGDVDKTLLESDLESALIAHGLTAPEIIVEFVETVQRHKETGKLRRFIPI, encoded by the coding sequence ATGTCACATAGATTTCGGTTAAGTGGCGAAAAACGTCAACGACATCTGGATGCCATAGCGAAACGGTTACCAGCTCACCTTGCACGACTGTCCTGGTCCGCCGAAACTCTCAAGCAGGAACGGCAAAAGGGGCTGCGGTCCCTGTTAAAGCATGCAACCGAAAATTCCCCATGGCACAAGGATCGATTAAGCAACATTGATATTGATACATTTCAGGAGAAAGATTTGGAGTCTCTGCCCATCATGACCAAAGGGGATGTTATGGGAAACTGGGATCAGATTGTCACGGATGCACGGCTGACCCTGGAAGGCGCCAATAACCATATCACCCAAAAGCTGCGGGATCCCGAAGCCCCCTACTATTACCTGGACGATTATGAAATTTTTGCAACGGGGGGATCCACAGGCTCCCGCGGTGTCTTCGTCTGGGGATGGGATGAATTTATTGAGATTGCCTGTGCGACATTTCGCTATCAAATGCGGGATGAACCGACTGAAACCCTGACCGGAGATCACTTACTTGCCGTCGTTGAAGCTGGCGAAACCGTTCATGGCAGCCCTTTTTTATTTTCAGTCACGCCCTACCCGGATTTGGCGGTGGAATGGTTTCCTGCGGCAACCCCAATGACAACACTTGTCAGCCAGCTCAACAAAGCGCAGCCATCACAAATTAACGGTTTTTCTTCCGCCATACAGGAACTCGCGATTGAGGCAGTGGCGGGCAATCTGGATATTTCACCGCACCGCGTCTCATCCAACTCGGAACCCCTGCTGCCCGAAGCCAGAATCGCTGCCAAAGAAGCCTGGGGGCTGGAAATCAATAATATGTGGGGCTGCGTCGAAGTCGGTCATATCGGCGTGGAGTGTGATGCCCATCAGGGAATGCACATGACTGACGATATGGTGATCTGTGAATTTGTCGATCACGATAACCGACCAACGGACAATCCTGATGAAATTGATAAAATACTTGCAACATCTCTTTTTGGAACAAGCTTGCCGATGATCCGCTATGAAATTTCAGATATCGCCATTCCAAGTAAAAACCTGTGCAGCTGCGGATCCATCTTCCCTTTGATTGAGGAGGTCCGGGGACGCGCCGATGATGCCTTTATCTATGAGAACGATGTCAAAATTCACCCCCTGGTCTTCCGAACCCCCTTGGGACAACATCCCCAAATTGAGGAATATCAGGTCCGGCAGACGAAAACCGGTGCCATAATCTCCGTTGTTTCTGTCGGGGATGTTGATAAAACCCTTCTGGAATCTGATCTAGAATCAGCTTTGATCGCCCATGGATTGACCGCTCCGGAAATCATTGTGGAATTTGTCGAAACTGTTCAACGTCACAAAGAAACAGGGAAATTGCGTCGGTTTATCCCAATATAA
- the maiA gene encoding maleylacetoacetate isomerase produces the protein MSDIVLYDYWRSSASYRVRIALNLKKLTFQSKVVDLAAGEKLYSHNPQGYVPVLMMKGKTLTQSLSIIEYLDELYPTPPLLGETADARQSVRALAHLVAMDIHPVCNLNVVNYAADLATSSNPVKVDWMKHFIGKGMTALEQLINDAGAGPFCYGDCPTLADICLMPQIYNADRWGFDISSLKRISEIGQRCAEIEAFQKAHPDAVR, from the coding sequence ATGAGCGATATTGTTCTGTATGACTACTGGCGGTCTTCAGCCAGTTATCGCGTGCGCATTGCGCTCAACCTGAAAAAACTCACTTTCCAATCCAAAGTGGTGGATCTTGCCGCGGGCGAGAAATTGTACAGCCATAATCCACAAGGCTATGTCCCCGTTTTGATGATGAAGGGTAAGACGCTCACCCAATCGCTGTCCATCATCGAATATCTTGATGAACTTTATCCAACGCCGCCTTTGCTTGGTGAAACCGCGGACGCCCGGCAAAGCGTACGCGCCTTGGCCCATTTGGTTGCCATGGATATTCATCCCGTTTGCAATCTCAACGTAGTCAATTATGCGGCGGATCTCGCAACCAGCAGCAATCCCGTTAAAGTAGACTGGATGAAGCATTTTATTGGAAAAGGGATGACGGCCCTCGAACAACTCATCAACGACGCAGGAGCTGGGCCGTTCTGCTATGGGGATTGCCCAACCCTTGCCGATATTTGCCTGATGCCACAGATTTATAACGCGGACCGGTGGGGATTTGATATCTCATCACTTAAGCGAATTTCCGAAATTGGTCAGCGATGTGCGGAAATCGAGGCCTTCCAAAAAGCTCACCCTGACGCCGTTCGGTAA